The Diospyros lotus cultivar Yz01 chromosome 15, ASM1463336v1, whole genome shotgun sequence genome has a window encoding:
- the LOC127791435 gene encoding heavy metal-associated isoprenylated plant protein 47-like isoform X4, with the protein MQQRIVIKVRMKCQKCRSKAMTIAASAAGVFSVKFEGEEKDEVVVIGNRVDAAALTSSLRKNVGHATLEKVEVVA; encoded by the exons ATGCAG CAAAGGATTGTTATCAAGGTAAGAATGAAGTGCCAGAAGTGTCGGTCCAAGGCGATGACCATTGCAGCCTCAGCAGCTG GTGTGTTCTCGGTGAAATTTGAAGGGGAGGAGAAGGATGAAGTGGTGGTGATTGGGAATAGAGTTGACGCTGCTGCCCTAACGAGCTCGCTCAGAAAAAATGTTGGCCACGCAACCTTGGAAAAAGTGGAAGTTGTTGCTTAA